DNA from Candidatus Zixiibacteriota bacterium:
CGACAATCCACAACGGGCGCTGACAACTTATCGAATCATCTCAGTCTCGGCAGGCCTCCTGATGCTGGGCGTCACGACTATTGGGGCCATGCTGCTTTTCAAAGATACGCCGCGCCGCATTCTCTTCTTTTTGGGGCTGACTACAGGCGGCTATGCTCTGATGTTTTTCGGCTATGTCGAAAACTACGCACTCTTGATAGCCCTGCTCACCCTGTACACTCTTATCGGTTTGTTGGTGCTCAGGGGTCGGCTGTCCGCATGGTGGGCACTGCCGGTTATGGCGGCGGCAGGTTTCATACACATCTTCGGACTAACGCTGTTACCAAGCCTGGTTTATCTGCTGCTCAGGCGGAGCGGCCCGGTGCTGCGGTTGGCGGCATTGCCGCCAAAGACGAAACTGATCGTCGGCCTGGTCGCACTGTTTCTCGGCCTGGCCCTGTATCATTATCTGAATATAAGCCTGCGGTTTTTCACTTTTGCATTTCTGCCGATCATACCGGACCAGTTCACGGTAGAGGGGGACTACCTGCTGTCGGTCAAACATGCGATCGACACGCTCAACCTTTTGGTTCTGCTGGTTCCCGGACTGTTTGTGCTCGTCGTAGCCATTATGTTGACATGGGGCAAAAAGTTCGTCGAATCCGTCGAAAACCGATTCTTGCTCATCGTAACACTGTCAACTTTGGCCGCGGTGTACGTTTTCAATCCCGGCATCGGCATGCCGCGCAACTGGGACTTGTTTTCAATCGTAGGTGTTCCGTTGGCCGTCATGTGCTACTATGCGCTGTTGTCGTCCAGATCAAAAAGTGTCGTGCCGATTATGGCCTCGTCGTTGGCCTGCATTCTGGGCCTGATGCTGCTCGCGCCGCGAGTGGCCTCGCAAGCGACGCCTCGGGTGGCTATCGCTCACTTGAAAAACTACCTCGAGCTGGACAAGGCTCGCAACCGCAACGCACGACGGTTACTCATAGACTACTACAAGCAGACCGGCGACAGCGCCTCGGCAGAGCGCGAGTTGGCTTTAGCCACTCAGGATTTTCCGGAGAGCGGCCTTAATAGTCGCGGCAAACAGAGCCTGCAGGCGGGCAGATTCGACCAGGCCGAGGCTGATTTCAAGAAGGCGATCGACCTCAACCCGCTGTTCTATGATGCCTACGCCAATCTGGCCAACTGTTGTATCGAGCGGGGACTTCTGGACAGCGCCTTAGTGCTCCTGGAGGTAGCGGATGGACTCAACCCATACAATGCCACGACCTCCAGCAACATCGGCACTGTCTACCTGCGTCTCAACAAGTTAGACCAATCATTTAACTTCTTCCATGAAGCGTTGCGCATAGACAGCAGTAATCAAAACGGGTTGGTGGGGCTGGCCTCGGCCTATCTTAAAGCGGGTCAGCCGGAGCGTTCGATTGAGTACGTGACAAAGCTGCATAACAGTTCCGACATCGCCTACCTGTATTTCCAGCAAGCTACCGAAGCCTACCTGGAGGTGGGCTTTGATACCCAGGCGCGGCAGGCGTTCGGTTTTGCCAAGCAACGCGGTCTTGGCGCTGCGGAGATACGCAGCATGATCGACCGCTACCCGCAGTTGGTGGAGTAGTAAGCTCCTGGTGATGAATTGATATTCGCCCCAAACAAGGTATGAGGCGGCCACACGCCGCGCCCCGTGAAAATGTCAACCAGCTGTCACTCCGGGCCTTGACCCGGAGTCCATATTCTCTTGGGCCGTCATGCGATCCCAGCTGTGTTGGCAGGTCTGAAGACAGACCTGCCCTACAAAACTATTCCACCGACCCCTTGCGTACACCAGGAATCCCACCCGACGCAAAGCCTCTGGGTGGGGTACCAAAGGTGGTGCATGTCATACTGAGCGCAGTCGAAGTATGTGCCCACCACAACCTCACCTGTTACTTCACCAACATCATCTTTCTGGTCTGGCCAAATCGAGCGCTCTCCAATCGGTAGAAATAGACTCCGCTTGAAACCGCCCGGCCCAGATCATCTCGACCGCTCCACGACACCGTATGATGACCGGCCACTACGTATTCATCGACCAGCGTTTTCACACGCTGCCCGAGAACATTGTAAACATAAAGTGTCACTTGACCTGAGGTAGGTAACCCAAACGTGAGACTGGTATTCGGGTTGAAGGGGTTGGGGTAGTTGCTGCCCAGATAATAGTCCTCCGGCAAGGTTGGGTCGGGTGAAATCTGAACTCGACTGAGGCTAAGCTGGTACTGTCCGGGAGCGAGTTCGATGGTCTGATCATCTTCAACAGTCAGATCAAACTCACTGCCTGGCTGAATAACCGATAGATGGTAACCGCTCGACTTCAGGTCGGTCACGCCGGTCACATCTATACTGACACCTGCCGAACCGACCAACTGAAGCGTCCACTCCTGATGGTCTGATGGTTGTCTGATATCCTGGATATAACGGCCGAACTGATGCTCCATTTCCGTCAACAACACCATCGTTCCCTCAGTGGCGACAAAGGCCGGGGGTGGTGCCGGCAGATCATACTGTGCGTCAAAGCCGTTTTGCGCCTCCTCGGCCATGCCAAAAGTGACACTGGAATGTTCGCTGGCCAGACGGATGGTGAGCAGGCCGTCGCCCCCGGCCGCCTTGGCCGGTAGGTCTGGATGATCGTTGTCCGCGATAGCTACCGGCCCGGTATTGGTTACACAGAGCTTTAGCCCCTCGACCAGCGCGGCGAACCACTGACCATGGCCGCTATGCAGCATCGATGTCATGAAGTAGTGGTTGCCGAAATAGCCGTAGAACACGGGGGAGACCCAACCGGCCGCGGCTGCCTCCATGATGGGCAAGCGGAAACCGCCCGAGTCGACCATGGCGGCAAAGGCGTCCACGTTGTGTCGATACGGATTGCCGAGCAGGTTCCATCCCAGCCTGAGATCAAGGCAGACAATGCTGTCGTGAGGCTGGATCGGGTCGCCCTCATAGTCGACCGTTGTAGCCTGGGGGAGAAGCAGCCAATAAGCGGGGCCGTGCCCAACAAATTCGTTCGGAGAAAAATACGCGCCGTCCCACCCGTACAACTGATAGAAAGGCGCATCATCCAGAAAGACTGCATCCGGCGATCCATCACGCACGACCAACGGCGATGAAACCAGGTTCCAGCCGCCGGTGTAGTTTTGGTAGGCTACTTCGAAATCGCAAGCCCTGATAATAAAACGGTCCTCACCACCGTCGGACATGAATCCATAACCATGCCGGACGAAATCATCTGACAAGAGTTGTCCTGCCTCGTTGAACAGAGAGATAGTGTAATTGGTCGGGTCGTGTGCGGCGATCGGGTCCAGATGAACCTCGGTGGGATGGTTCGTCTGCACCACCATCTCCCACTCCTTACACTCCTGCTGCAAGAGGGAGCGGAAGTCGGTCGCGAACTCATCCTGAAACTGTCCCCACTCCGGATGGGGGAAGAAGACGCGCACGTAATCGCCCGGCGGCGCAGGTGCCTTGAACTGATCGAGCAGTGGATCGAAACCGTCGTGGGCAGCCGAATCAACTCCAAAGTGGGCGGTGATATCCTCAAGCCCGCTGCCGGTGTGGGCATTGATACCGACATCGAAGCCTACGTGTGTGATACCGGGCTGTACCATCAACTGGACAGGCACGACCACAGGGGAGTTCTGGGCGGTCGGTGACTCGAAGAACAGTCTGCCACCATAAGGACCAATAGGCAATCCGTCGGCTTCCACCATTACCACCACTGAGTCAGGTGTGCTTCCGCTTCCCGCATGGGGGATAAGCCACGATACATCCGAGACTACCTGGTAGTCGTCCGATACCGGTCCGGCCGAGTGAATACTCATGGTCTGCGGCGGTGGGTCGGGCTCTCCCCGGACTTTGAAGAACTCAAGTTGTGAAGGCGCCACCACCAGATCGGAAGGCGGCCGGTTGGCGATGATGAAACAGTGCGGTCCATCCCAGGCGGGGAAGACAAGGCCACCGCCGCTGCTACTTTGCCAGCCCCACAATCCGGAAGGCGGGAACCAGGATGAATCAATGCAGATGACCCCGTCCTCATACACCGTATCGATCGGTCCTATTTGCAGGGTCAGGGCGATATCGTCGAAGCCGGGCGGAAGACCGCTGGCAAAAATCTTCACGGCACCAAATCCGACGGTGTCGGCGCCCATGCCGTTGTTGCTGAAATCGGAAAAGAACACACCGAGATCAAACTGCTCCATACCCAGACTACCGGTAGTGTCAAGTCTGGTCGACGTCCAGTGAGCGCCGGTGGTTGATCGAACCCTGAAACCATTGACCAGACCGTTGTAACTGTTCGCATCTCCCGTGATGCGCAGGAAAAACGTGATCTCTTCATTGGTCAGTATCTTGTTGTGGTTGAACAGTCCGTCGACATGATCCAGTGTCACCGCCGGTCCGGTTGGCAGTACGCGCAATACAACCGTTATTGGCACCGGTGAGTTGTCGACTTGCGGCGCGTGGATCGTCATCATCCCATAATGAGTTCCGGCCGGGAGGATATAGGGATCGACCGATACAAGTACGCGGCCCGGGGTAGACCCGCTCATCGGGGTGGCGCCCAGCCACGGGACCGAATCAATCAGCACCGAGTAATTGAGTGGATCGCCGTTGGATGCGACCATGATCGAATCCCAGAGCAACAGACTCTGCCCGACATGTGTTTCGAATTCGAGAATCTGCGGCGATACGATAAGACTGTCACCGGTGATCTCCCTTTGAATATCAAAGCAGTGCGGCCCGTCCCAGGCGGGGAAAACGTCGATACCACCCGACGCCGCCCATTTCCAAACGCCGGACGGCGGATAATAGGCAGAGTCAAGACAGATTGTTTTCCCGGCGTGGATCGGGTCGATGGGTCCGATGGTGATGGTAAGGGCGACATCATCGAAACCGGCCGGCATTCCTGTGGAGAAAAAGCGCAGCGCGCCCAGGCCGACAGTGTCGGCGCCTTGTCCGTTGGCTGAGAACTTGGGCAGGAAAACGCCGCCGTCAAACTGCGTTTTTCCAAGCGTGCCGGTAGTATCGTGATAGACAGATGACCAGGTGGCGCCATTTGGCGAGAATACCTGGAAGCCGTTGGCGATGCCGTCGAAACTGGTGTCGGTGGGGTTGGATATCCTGATGTGGAATACGACAGCCCGCCCGGTGCCCAGAGTCGAACTACCGGCCAAGCCATCAACATGGTCGAGGCTGATCGACTGAGCGAACGTCTGAACGGTCAGAAGCAGTATCAGTGCGAATGCATACGACAGAGATTTGAATCTCATCTTTTCCTCCAGCGATGTTACGGACTCAATACCTGCGAGTAAGGATGTGTAAATTGTGACTCACGACTCCAATATAGCCGAATCCCGGCCACTGGCAAGGCAAAACGTCTGTGCGTACATCGGAGTTAGGCCGTTCTCCCGCCCCAGTGTTTGTTGAAATACCCACGGAACCGTCATGGCGAGGTATCCGGAATCTCGCGGGATGCGGTGGCCGTCTCAGTTTGTTGCACAGGTGTCATGCCGAGCCGAGTCGAGGCATGAGATTGCCGCGCTTCACCGCCCCGCCTGCGGCGGGGATCACTCGCAATGGCGCCAAACGGGACGTTGTCAAAGGGTCCCGCAGGCGGGGTGGAGTGGCCACTTATCCAAAAAAAGACCACCCCTGTCTCTCAACAGGAGTGGTCATCCAATTCAATTCAGAGTTGGCGGCGTGAGATTACCAGGGGCAATCCACCGGAGGCGGTCCGCCGCCGAACATATAGTCAACAACGTAGACGAGATCGGCGATATTGATCTCACCGTCACCGTTGACGTCACCCTCCTCATAGCATGGCAGCGCCGGGCCGCCGTTGAACATATAGTCGACCAAGTATACCAGGTCGGCAACGTTCAACTGCTCACCCATGAGGCCGTCAATGTTGCCGCGGATGCCTTCGCAACACCCGTCGCATACATCCCCGATACCATCGTCATCGATGTCGCTCTGATCCGGGTTCCAATCGTCCGGACAGTTGTCGCAGACATCTCCGACACCGTCCAGCGAATCGAGATCGCTGTCTTCCTGACCGGGGTTTGCGTCGTCCGGGCAGTTGTCACAGGCCGAACCCAGATCGTCACCGTCAGGATCTTCCTGGCCGGGGTTGTGATCGGTCGGACAGTTGTCCACGTCGCCGCAATGACCGTCGTTGTCGATGTCATTGTCCGGATCGTCGGGGCATTCATCGCAGACATCGCCGATACCGTCGTTGTCGCGATCCTCCTGGTTGGCATTGGAAACATCGGGACAGTTGTCACAGGCGTTGCCCAGGATGTCGCCGTCGTTGTCCTCCTGTCCAGTGTTGGCATCCTCGGGGCAGTTGTCACAGAGGTCACCGACATCATCACCGTCGCCGTCCTCCTGACCGGAGTTGGCGTCGATAGGACAGTTGTCGCAGACGTCACCGACCGTGTCACTATCACCGTCCGCCTGGTTGGTGTTCTGATCATCCGGACAGTTGTCGCAGACGTCACCTACGGCGTCAAGGTCGCTATCGGACTGATTGGTGTTGGCATCATCCGGACAGTTGTCGCAGACGTTGCCTACGTTATCATTGTCGTTATCGGCCTGATCGGTATTAGGCTGGTTGGTGCAGTTGTCGCAGGTGTTGCCGACATCGTCGCCGTCGGTATCGGTCTGATTCGTGTTCGGATCGTCCGGACAATTGTCACAGGCGTCTCCGACCGTGTCGTTGTCACCGTCACTCTGCGAAGGATTGGCGTCTTCCTGACAGTTGTCACAGGCATTGCCGACACCGTCAGTGTCGTTGTCTTCCTGACCCGCGTTGGGCGTGTCGGGACAATTATCGTCGGGGCAAGTATTGGCCGGGAAGCCCGGATTACCGGCGCCGTCGTCATCGGTGTCGGTGCAGTCATCGCAGGCATCACCAAAGGTGTCACCGTCGGCGTTTTCCTGCAGCACATTGTGCACCGTGGGACAGTTGTCCACATCGGCGCAATGACCGTCGCCGTCAATGTCGTTGTCCGGATCGTTGGGACAAGCGTCGCAGGCGTTGCCGATACCGTCGTTGTCGTCATCTTCCTGGAAGGGATTGATGTCGTCAGGACAGTTGTCGCAGGCGTCGCCTATCTGATCGCCGTCGGCATCAGCTTGCGACGGGTTGGCATCGGTGGGACAGTTGTCGCAAATGTCACCTACGCCGTCAGTGTCGGCATCTTGCTGGCCGGGGTTCGGATCATCCGGACAGTTGTCGGTGGCACAGGTATTGGCCGGGAAACCCGGATCGCCGGCGCCGTCACCGTCGGTATCGGTGCAGTCGTCGCAAGCATCACCAAAAGTGTCACCATCGGCATTTTCCTGAAGCACATTGTGCACCGTGGGACAGTTGTCCACATCGGCGCAATGGCCGTCACCGTCGATGTCGTTGTCCGGATCGTTGGGACACGGGTCGCAAACGTTGCCGATACCGTCGCTGTCGTCATCCTCCTGGAAGGGATTGATGTCGTTGGGACAGTTGTCGCAGGCGTCACCGATCTGATCGTTGTCGGCATCGGCTTGTGACGGGTTGGCATCGGTGGGACAGTTGTCACAGATGTCACCGACGCCGTCGGTGTCGCCATCTTCCTGACCGGCGTTCGGATCGTCCGGACAGTTATCATCGGGGCAGGTGTTGGCCGGGAAGCCCGGATCGCCGGCGCCGTCACCGTCGGTATCGGTGCAGTCGTCGCAGTCATCGCCAAAGGTGTCACCATCGGCGTTTTCCTGACCCGGGTTATGCACCGTGGGACAGTTGTCCACATCTGCGCAATGTCCGTCGCCGTCGCCGTCATTGTTGGGATCGTTAGGACACGGGTCGCAAAGATCGCCGATGTTGTCACCGTCGCCGTCGGCCTGATTGGTGTTGGGCGTGGTGGGACAGTTGTCGCAGGCGTCACCGACTGTGTCGTTATCACCGTCGGTCTGACTGGGGTTGGCCGTGGCCGGACAGTTGTCACAAACATCACCCACACCGTCGGTATCGGCATCAGCCTGACCGGGATTGGGGGTGTTGGGACAGTTGTCGGTCGGGCAGGTGTTGACCGGGAAGCCGGGATCGCCGAATCCGTCACCGTCGGTGTCGGTGCAGGTGTCGCAGTCGTCACCTATGTTGTCACCATCGGTATCCTGCTGACCGGGGTTGGCTACTGTAGGACAGTTGTCGCAGTCGTCACCCTTGCCGTCGTTGTCACCGTCGGCCTGAGTCGGATTGGGATCGGTGGGACAGTTGTCGCACAGATTACCCACGTCGTCGCCGTCGGTATCCATCTGGTTGGTGTTGGGATCGGTCGGACAGTTGTCACAAACGTCACCAACCGTGTCACCATCGCCGTCGGCCTGGTTTGTGTTGGGATCGACGGGACAGTTGTCGCAAACGTCACCGACCGTATCGGTGTCACCATCGGCCTGATTGGTGTTGGCGTCGGTGGGACAGTTGTCGCAAACGTCGCCGACGTTATCGTTGTCACCGTCGTTTTGGTTCGTATTGGGATCGGTCGGACAGTTGTCGCAGAAGTCGCCCACTGCGTCGGTGTCGACGTCCGACTGGTT
Protein-coding regions in this window:
- a CDS encoding thrombospondin type 3 repeat-containing protein, whose protein sequence is MRGTLLKLLMVALLFSFGTAMAQDGAFTLDHVDGLTAGGRIPTDNPVRFVLRLDNNTGGTVDGIANAWQVYSPDGACWTTLTGDTLGTLAWGAAFNLLFQIIPFGVDGCGADTMAFSGSRMTSAGLPTGFNDTAYALTIGPVSDLDNGKTICLDSSYFPPTGVWKWAKSGGISYFPTWDGPHCWTVDACWDDPNDSDGDGTADACDNCPSTFNSGQENNDTDQFGDACDNCPTVDNPTQADGDSDTVGDDCDNCPTTPNPNQNDSDGDGIGDLCDDCPNDPDNDIDNDGHCGDVDNCPTVNNPGQEDADGDNIGDACDDCTDTDGDGFGDPGFPNNTCQQDNCPSTPNPGQQDADFDGIGDACDNCPNTNNPGQADWDGDGVGDDCDNCLAHPNANQADGDGDNVGDVCDNCPADPNTNQADVDGDNVGDVCDNCPNDLNGNQADNDNDDVGNVCDNCPDVANTNQSDVDTDAVGDFCDNCPTDPNTNQNDGDNDNVGDVCDNCPTDANTNQADGDTDTVGDVCDNCPVDPNTNQADGDGDTVGDVCDNCPTDPNTNQMDTDGDDVGNLCDNCPTDPNPTQADGDNDGKGDDCDNCPTVANPGQQDTDGDNIGDDCDTCTDTDGDGFGDPGFPVNTCPTDNCPNTPNPGQADADTDGVGDVCDNCPATANPSQTDGDNDTVGDACDNCPTTPNTNQADGDGDNIGDLCDPCPNDPNNDGDGDGHCADVDNCPTVHNPGQENADGDTFGDDCDDCTDTDGDGAGDPGFPANTCPDDNCPDDPNAGQEDGDTDGVGDICDNCPTDANPSQADADNDQIGDACDNCPNDINPFQEDDDSDGIGNVCDPCPNDPDNDIDGDGHCADVDNCPTVHNVLQENADGDTFGDACDDCTDTDGDGAGDPGFPANTCATDNCPDDPNPGQQDADTDGVGDICDNCPTDANPSQADADGDQIGDACDNCPDDINPFQEDDDNDGIGNACDACPNDPDNDIDGDGHCADVDNCPTVHNVLQENADGDTFGDACDDCTDTDDDGAGNPGFPANTCPDDNCPDTPNAGQEDNDTDGVGNACDNCQEDANPSQSDGDNDTVGDACDNCPDDPNTNQTDTDGDDVGNTCDNCTNQPNTDQADNDNDNVGNVCDNCPDDANTNQSDSDLDAVGDVCDNCPDDQNTNQADGDSDTVGDVCDNCPIDANSGQEDGDGDDVGDLCDNCPEDANTGQEDNDGDILGNACDNCPDVSNANQEDRDNDGIGDVCDECPDDPDNDIDNDGHCGDVDNCPTDHNPGQEDPDGDDLGSACDNCPDDANPGQEDSDLDSLDGVGDVCDNCPDDWNPDQSDIDDDGIGDVCDGCCEGIRGNIDGLMGEQLNVADLVYLVDYMFNGGPALPCYEEGDVNGDGEINIADLVYVVDYMFGGGPPPVDCPW
- a CDS encoding tetratricopeptide repeat protein; this translates as MARKRSERSDNQPIICLGVYYLVVGLFIIGMTAAEERVWGFNWYAHFPTVWQILPLLFALAAGPVAWRLSLHFHRPISKEETGASPAGFLYVAIPMVLLSGLLYVLFPGRTHFLGDGYQLLSRLADGLGSVKSWDVGATLINDAVFALTEGDNPQRALTTYRIISVSAGLLMLGVTTIGAMLLFKDTPRRILFFLGLTTGGYALMFFGYVENYALLIALLTLYTLIGLLVLRGRLSAWWALPVMAAAGFIHIFGLTLLPSLVYLLLRRSGPVLRLAALPPKTKLIVGLVALFLGLALYHYLNISLRFFTFAFLPIIPDQFTVEGDYLLSVKHAIDTLNLLVLLVPGLFVLVVAIMLTWGKKFVESVENRFLLIVTLSTLAAVYVFNPGIGMPRNWDLFSIVGVPLAVMCYYALLSSRSKSVVPIMASSLACILGLMLLAPRVASQATPRVAIAHLKNYLELDKARNRNARRLLIDYYKQTGDSASAERELALATQDFPESGLNSRGKQSLQAGRFDQAEADFKKAIDLNPLFYDAYANLANCCIERGLLDSALVLLEVADGLNPYNATTSSNIGTVYLRLNKLDQSFNFFHEALRIDSSNQNGLVGLASAYLKAGQPERSIEYVTKLHNSSDIAYLYFQQATEAYLEVGFDTQARQAFGFAKQRGLGAAEIRSMIDRYPQLVE
- a CDS encoding T9SS type A sorting domain-containing protein, encoding MRFKSLSYAFALILLLTVQTFAQSISLDHVDGLAGSSTLGTGRAVVFHIRISNPTDTSFDGIANGFQVFSPNGATWSSVYHDTTGTLGKTQFDGGVFLPKFSANGQGADTVGLGALRFFSTGMPAGFDDVALTITIGPIDPIHAGKTICLDSAYYPPSGVWKWAASGGIDVFPAWDGPHCFDIQREITGDSLIVSPQILEFETHVGQSLLLWDSIMVASNGDPLNYSVLIDSVPWLGATPMSGSTPGRVLVSVDPYILPAGTHYGMMTIHAPQVDNSPVPITVVLRVLPTGPAVTLDHVDGLFNHNKILTNEEITFFLRITGDANSYNGLVNGFRVRSTTGAHWTSTRLDTTGSLGMEQFDLGVFFSDFSNNGMGADTVGFGAVKIFASGLPPGFDDIALTLQIGPIDTVYEDGVICIDSSWFPPSGLWGWQSSSGGGLVFPAWDGPHCFIIANRPPSDLVVAPSQLEFFKVRGEPDPPPQTMSIHSAGPVSDDYQVVSDVSWLIPHAGSGSTPDSVVVMVEADGLPIGPYGGRLFFESPTAQNSPVVVPVQLMVQPGITHVGFDVGINAHTGSGLEDITAHFGVDSAAHDGFDPLLDQFKAPAPPGDYVRVFFPHPEWGQFQDEFATDFRSLLQQECKEWEMVVQTNHPTEVHLDPIAAHDPTNYTISLFNEAGQLLSDDFVRHGYGFMSDGGEDRFIIRACDFEVAYQNYTGGWNLVSSPLVVRDGSPDAVFLDDAPFYQLYGWDGAYFSPNEFVGHGPAYWLLLPQATTVDYEGDPIQPHDSIVCLDLRLGWNLLGNPYRHNVDAFAAMVDSGGFRLPIMEAAAAGWVSPVFYGYFGNHYFMTSMLHSGHGQWFAALVEGLKLCVTNTGPVAIADNDHPDLPAKAAGGDGLLTIRLASEHSSVTFGMAEEAQNGFDAQYDLPAPPPAFVATEGTMVLLTEMEHQFGRYIQDIRQPSDHQEWTLQLVGSAGVSIDVTGVTDLKSSGYHLSVIQPGSEFDLTVEDDQTIELAPGQYQLSLSRVQISPDPTLPEDYYLGSNYPNPFNPNTSLTFGLPTSGQVTLYVYNVLGQRVKTLVDEYVVAGHHTVSWSGRDDLGRAVSSGVYFYRLESARFGQTRKMMLVK